One Aegilops tauschii subsp. strangulata cultivar AL8/78 chromosome 2, Aet v6.0, whole genome shotgun sequence genomic window, GTCCATGCACGACTTAAATAACCTACTGTGTATTTAACTATTGATGTGTATAGGCAATTATTTACTTCTATATACGGATATCTTCGTTACATCAAAAAATGTTTTGTACTAATTGGTAAGTAAATAAATTTAAAATAGTCAGTATGATAGTTCTTCTCTCCTCAAGTCTCAGATCTGTTTAgacctattttgtttttgtacTGACTCTTGAATTTTCTGCTTTCTATTTCCGAACCCTTTTGATATGTTCTTTACTCCTGATTTCAGCCTTTTAAGGTCTGTTCTTCTTCAGGGATTGCAGAGAGCATGGACCACCGTCGTTGTCTTTGGTGTGTTGCTTGCATTTTTCTAATTCTTGCACTACAGAGACCTCAGTCTATCCATGTAGGTCATGCCTTCTAATCAGTCTTGTGACTCTTATGTACGCGTATGCTCTTGCATTACTTACTAGATCTTGTTATATACGATGATCCATTGTCAGTTATACAAAGGTTCTGATTTTAAAATTTTGTAATGTTCAGTTTAGATTTAATTTTATTCCACCTCTTTTTGAATGGACAATGTGTGTGCTGTTTAAATGATCACTATGTGAAATTCATAGGCATTGTGAGGGCATGGAGAAAGGATTCGATTTTTGATTCTTTTTTTCAGGGTTCAGAGCTATTACCTGCTACACCTACACACATGGAAAACTTAAACTTAGCAGTCCAAAATTAAGCAGCAAACTTTATTGCCGGTCATCTGAAAATTCAGTGACAACTGCTGACACATGAGCTTCATTTTTTAGTAGAGTTAGTAGATGATGCAGATGACAGTTCTACCTCTCTGACTGAAACAAGAACTTTCTGACCAAGGGCATACCTGCAGTACAGCAGGAAGTCCTAAGGCACGCATCACGCATTCACAAAAGATATGGAGCTGATGTTTTAGATCAGTACTAGCATATTGGTacgtagtgtgtgtgtgtgttttagCATAGTAGTACTAGCATACCTGCAGGAGGTCCTAATTTTGTTCAGTTCTATACAAATTTGAGTTGGTACGTAGTGTTGAGAGGATCCTAAAATATTGTACTACATAATCTCTTTCCAGGTTCTTGAAACTTGCACTCTTCTGTTGAATTTCGCATTTTGGTCGATCTGTACTGCATCTTTTATTGTTGTCAGCCTAGAATTAGATCACATTTTGATCTTTAACAGCCAGATTCATAATTATACCTTAATACTAATTTAACTGCATGATTTAATAGTGGCTGCAATATTATTTCATGGTCCACAACAGAACTAAATGTATCAAAATGAAACATTCTTCTTCCCATGTGTCAAAGTATTAAGCAATCAAATATTTTAGTATCTAAATTGTTATGTTTAGGATGATATATTTCAAAGAGCCACATGTGCCCAAAACAATGGTGCCAAGTGCGTAGACAATGAAGCATTACCTTTTCTTGCTAAGGTACATATGTTGATTTCAGTTGTGTGCCACGTGTTTGCTGTAATGTCTAGAGGAGATTATGAAGTGGTTTTCTTTGGCAATTAAACAAATAAACCTCCCGCCCTTAGATTTTGAAGAACGTTTGTTTATGCAAGGGTTTGCTGGGAAAAACCATCTCCAGAAAAATAGGGCCAAATTTGAATTCTAATAGAGTTGAAAAGACGCATAGAGCAAGAGACAAGAATAATACTTCCTTGTGGGCTTCCTGAGAATCTACAATGAAGAATAAGAAGGGGGCAGTAACTAAGTATGCATGTCATAGCTGATTCTATTGAAAATAGTTATACATGCATTTTCAGGAAAATTAAGCTTTGAACCTTACCAACGCCCGTGATTTGAATCTTGGTGCTTGTGAATTCTGAACGAAGTACAAGCAGCCAATCTATCTGAATGAATTTGTTGATGATTTGCATGGTTATTCTTCATTCTGGGTGCATGACTATTCTTGGGTTTGAGCCTTGCATGCAGCAATGAGATCTAATTGCACTGTTTTGTGAGCCATTTAAACTGAAATCAATCATCCATTTTATTCAGAAAGTTTATACCAATACTTTGGATCACTACTGTACTTCTATTTCGACAACAAAATTTGTTTCAACTTGCCATGTGTCAGTTCACCAACAGCACCAAGACCATGCAACTTGGAACATCAAGTAAGAGCATATCCATGTTTACTTATTATATTCTTTGAGAAAGCTATGGGATTTACAAATTGAAAATATGAAATGTTCGAACAATGTTGTTCGTTTGATTACTTGCAAAGTTGTTTGAGTGGTATTTTTTTCAACTGCTTAagcatttatttatttatttatttttcacccggtgcaacgcacgggcactttcgctagtaataataataataaagcacgCATTGAGGCTCTCGGGTTCACCGTCACGTCCTTTTTACACAAAGGTCTCTGTGGTTTTTAGGAATTGAACCCACAGTCCTTTTGTAAACCGATCAAGAAAACGTTTCGGTTTTACAAATTAACCCTGTATTTATCTGTATTCAATCCGCGATCCTTTCTTCCAACACTTATCCCCTCGCTCCAGCGCTAACCCTTCTCGGCCCCAAGCCGCTCGCCCTGGTCGCCACCGCCGGCCTCCATTGCATCGCCTCGATGCCCGACGCCCGAATCTCGCAGCCCTCCACCAGATGAAAGCCGCCCGCCACCACAAGACCGCTGCTTCCTATCAGACCCAAGGTGGTCTGGGCGCTGATCCTCTCTCCCAGAGGCGCCACCATCTCCGAGCCGCCGTGGATCTTGTGCTGATGGGACTGACCGCCTTCGTGGCCCTGGCAAGCTTGCTAGCCGCTGCCGGAGACCCAAATCCCCGAGCTCTACGAGCAAGCTAGCCGTCCTAGACGGCTCGCCAAAAAACCTCTCCATGCCCCCTTGAGCGGTTGAGCCCCGCAGCCACCTCGCCATCCGCCGTTGGAGCCGAGCGCGCAGGCGGACGGGGACGAGGACAGCGTGTACAGTGGAGGTGTTTCAGGGACGATGAGGAGTTCCAACAAATGGAAGAAGCGGCGGCACTCCCCGACAACCTCCTTCATGGAATCCTCGAGCGCCTCGACCCACGCAAGGGGGCGACCCTTCCCCCACCGTCTCTTCCTCCTGCACCTTAACGTCGGCCACTTCCCTGGCGCTGCACCGGTCGAGATCATGGGCACATTCACGGCTGCAACACATCCATGTATCCTCCTCCAGCCGGGTGCAAATGCGATTGCAAGATTGCTATCGAGGCCCCCTCATCTTATGCATGTCGGTCCTCAAGGGAGCATATATACTCATTGCTTCTCATTCCATATTTGTTCATTACGTTTATTTGCTAAATTGATGCTCATGATTGACTAATTGTGGTTCGCACTTCAGAATCATTTGCATCTCTTTGTTATCAATTTTTGTTGCAACTGTTCTGCCTGCAAGTAGGGATTCTTGGCCGCCCTCACATCCTTCTCCTAGCCTCGTCCAGGCAAGGAAACAGTGACCCAGAGTCAATGACTAAGTTGATTCAAGCCGGCTCCTTACCATGGTGAAGCTGTGATGTGGGATGGCGCCATGGCGCCATTGGTGCTACTTCTGATTGCTCACAATTTCAGTTTGGATGATATGATACAAGCCCCTGTttcagtttattttttctgaaaaaTTATTGTTACTAGCCAAGGATTGAACCATGAAATTTCATGTTGCTGAATACATATACCTAAACATGGTGGCTTCAACTTGGTTACAGTAATTCTTGGGCATGATGCTGGAGTAATTCTTGAAGTTTCATGTATTCTGCTCTTTCTTCAGTTATCAATTAGCTTAATTGCATACACATGAATAGATATGCTTGCTGCACCTAGCAAAATAAGATTAGGAGGTGTATTCGGTGGAGTGCATTTAATTGGTTTTGACATCTCTGTAATATACTGTATCCGTCGACTTTGCAGCTGTCGTCTCCGTCGACTTCGCCTTCGTCGTCTCCGTCGACTTCGCCGCAAGGCCATCTGCCATCGCCTCCGCCGACTTGGCCGGAAGACCATCAACTATCGCCTAGACCTACTTTGCCGCAGGTACTTTTGAATCATCTGATGGGTCTCGTCTGTTTGTCAATTCGTCAGTTTACTGTAGCCAATATAGCTGTTGCCGACAGTAGACTACATTTGACTGACAAGCAACACATGCCCTCCTACATATATGGATTCTGTTTGTACTGGCAGACTAAATTCATAAAAGAAGATGTATGTGATGAGTTCACTGATTAAAAAAAATACAGGATGCTTCAGTGACCCCATTCTATGAATATGTTTGTTTAAAAACAAGCTAGCATGTGTGTTCATTCCTATATTTTCtgttatgtatgttagttgatttTATTTACGAAATTTACAAAAAAGAGTTTACTGATGTTCAATGGACTCCAAAAATTAATAGTACAGACTTGCCTCTGCTGCTGGAGGTAATTAGCCAGTCACTGAAAGCTTCCTCTGTTGATGTTGCTTCTTTAGGTAAAGACCTGACCAAATGGGGATCTGCAATTTGGATATGGGGATCCTCGATTTCTTTTTTGCAGTAACCTGAAAATATTTAGCAAATATTTATTGCCTGCCAAGCAATTTCCTCTGATAAATAATCTACAATCAGAAAATTAAGAGTATGTTATTCTTCTAATACATGTCTTGTTATCCACGTAGCAGATCCATCATGTTTCTGCAATGTCACATCCACGCTCAAGCTAGAATGCAGATAGAGGATTGGACTTTCAGTATACCACATAAGTAGAGATGTGTCATGCTATTCAATCATGGTTTGGAGAGGTTAAACTTTATAGTTAGGTTTTTCGGTATGCTCAGAGATAATAAAACTTGATGAGGCCTCTTACAGCGCACTCCTGATATGACAGATTGAGGGAAAGAATTAAAGAAGATATTGCTAAAATGAAGACCATTTTAATTGCTATTTCCTTTACAAAAATCCACTCTTGAGCTTTGCACCAATCAATTTCTTCCTTTGTGTATGACTTAACCTTCATTTCCTACTGATGCAGATGTAATTTTGCTTCAGGGTTGGCCATAGCAGTTCTTCGGAGCCACTAGGCATCAATTGACAGAGAAGAAACTGTTTCTATTAGTCCCTTTGATTTTCTTCCGCTTGGGGAGTTCCTACATGCTTTTAAGTATCTGTTTTCACGGGATAATTCAGTCCCTATGTTTCTTGAGAGGATAGGACTAACTGAAAAATATTATATGGCTCACAACATGAAGAAGCATGCAGTAATTTATAAGTTTTGCTGTTTGCTAAACTCCGGTTCTGATTCGAAACATAGGTACATTATTTTCTGAGTTCGCCTTACTTGGTCAGATTATAAATTGATGCATTTCTAAGATACATGTCCAAGCTGAAGAGTCAAATGTACTAAGTTTAAGAAATGAGTAAACTGTATTATATTTCACCTCAGCTTGGACTCAGGGGGTTGTTAAAACGTAGGCTTTATGGTTTTTACTCTACGTATGCAACTACAACCATCTTCACTTGCTTTTGCTGTGCTATTCTTGACAGCAGACTAAGATGGTTAGTTTGCAAAGTTCTTGGATAAATTAGGAAGATATTGTTACTCTTTTTGTACATGTTGGACTGTCTTATACTGCTAACGGTTTCTTAACTTGGTGTACCTATAAATTGTTCTCTGAGACTGACTAAGCAGTCTTCATTATCATAAATGGTGTTCATTTGGTCTGTATATACAATTGCTTGATGTTGTTTGCAAAAATTAAATAAGTAAAGTTCTGACGGTGGTTTTGCGGTATGTATACTATCAATCTGTTTGAAATATGTATAATTAGATCACTCTATCACCATCTGTATGAAAGTtcctatgttagtgtcgtctactGGTCATGTATGGTCAGTGTTTGTGTGCGACCAGAGGTGCAGATGAAGATCTCATTTGACCCGCTCCTCCCCATCACCTACTCACAGAAGGACTAAGTGTTTGCTCTGCAGTGAACCCGTTGAAACGCACGGGCACATTTACTAGTACTTATAtagtatagtagtagtagtagtactaatAAAAGGGCTATCGCTTCTTACCACCGTAATTTCGTCTGTTTTTGGTCCACCCACCTCGCCCCAATAATTTTCGTTTGGTTTCGTACCTTCACAAGTCAATGGGCCAGAATTTTGTTTGGTTTCGTATGTTCTTTGCAACTTTGAGTCAATGGGCCAAAATTTTGTTACCAGGCCGGTAAAGAAGTTCAACCTCACAATCTGCCGGCGGGGAGGATTCAGCGGTGCAGAGCGGGCAGGCGATGGGCATCGGGGGAAGCAGAGGAGGGCGCCTGCCCCTGTCTCTGTGACGGCGCTGAGGGAGGACGAGGGGGTCGAACGAGAGTGGGGCTAGGGTTTTAAGCCAGGACGAGCTTTGGGCCTTGGGCCGGCTGGCTGCTGTTGGgcttctctttttcttttttcctcttgTCTTTTCACAATTGCAGAAATtgagaagaaaaaaaatcttttttTATAAGAACAAAGGCAATGGGTAGGACTTCTCGAAAAAGGTGAAACTTGTTGACAGAGTTTTCTAGAATATTTCCAAACCCACGGAGGTGCTTCCAGCAATTTTGGATGAAGTTGAATTCAAATTCACTTGAACTTAAATCAATGGATTTAAACTAGAGGTATAGTTTAGAAGTGTCCAAAATCATGAGATTTTGGTGGAGCTTGGGAAAAATATGTAAGAATTTTCAGCAAGGTTTGGGGCCAAACTTCTTTCATCAAGAGGATAAAGAGAAACTTGGATTATCTTGAGATGTTCGGTGTTTGTCTATTGGACAAAATCACGTCCACGGAAGATATGGTCATCAAGTGCAGTGATGGAAATGGGTAGGTATACTACGAGTACGAGGTGATAGGGCTGCCACACGCACAGTCTCATCTACGCAACGTGTATATGGAATTAGCTATTTTGTtttctcccattgcaacgcacgaGCATGTTTCTTAGTAGAATACAATTGCTAGACAGATTTTTTTTGCACAACCAACAGCCATACCTCAAATTGCCCAACTTTAGTCAaagggatatatatatatatatatgggtcATGCCTACTTCCCATAGCCATTCTCTAGCAGAAGCATCTTGGGCACATCACTTGGAAGGCACATACATGCATGAATTACGATGGTCTGGGTATATCAACTTTTAATACTTTTGCATGTAAACAGCTTACTACAGTAAAGTGTGCCATTAAGGTATAGGCGTATAACTACAGATGTTTCCAGTATATCTGAATATTTTGCTTGGCCATCAGCATGTTTGAATGCCCGAACATCTCcagttttttctttcttttttttggcgAAGCGGAACATCTCCAGTTAACTTGCATTTTTCTGTAGGACATGACTTAGTCAATCTAATTCCTTACCTGCTACGCCATAGTAGTCTGCTCATATTTATCAGCTAAGTGTGCAACTGCTGCTGATCAGAAATGATAGGTGCATCTAGACGTGGTGAATATTCTACCGAATTTATCTTGCTTTTTGCATGGTTGTGTTACTGCAGCAAGAGTAGCATgaaaaaggaggaagaaaaaggATCAGAACTCATGTTTAATTAGAGACTTGGTAGCTGAAAACCAAATATAGAAACAGTACATGTTCATACTAAATAGTACTAGCTAGCATGGAAAAGGAAGAATAAATTGGATCAGAGCTGAATTTATTTAGTTGAGCCACCCCTGAACTGAGGTTTTGAGGCCGGAGTTGAGTGAAGTCGACTCCATGCAATTGATGTGCAGTTTGCTCTGGACCCCGGAGGCCCACTGCAAATTATGTACACTACTCCTACAGTCAATCAAAAGAGTAGGACGCTCGGGTTTCTTTGTAGAAATTCGATGGCAGTGTACTGGTGAATCTTCAAGGTTGAAACAGTGATGTAGTTGCCAGCAGGCAGTTCCTGGAACTTCGCCTCAACTTTGTACCGTAGTACTGTACTAAGATTATTTTTGTTAGAACGAAGAATATTTTTTGTCTCGATTAAAATTAAATTGTTGTTGTAGGTGGCTGATGAATCCATGAGGTCAGTCGACAACAGGATCGAGTAGCTAGCTAGTCCTTTGGAGAAACGTGGCAAGATCTGAAACTGAGACGTTGGTGGTTGCAATTAGGTTAAAATAATGACATGATGGGGCCGGGTACAATATGAAGTATGTACACTCCGGCTCCAGTATGGGCGTCGATCGTAGCTGGCATCAGCTAGAGTGCATTCATCTCTCACACTCCTGAATGCGAGCAAATAAAGTTCCCACCATGATATCGATCGATGAATCCCATCCAATATCTATGGAGAGTGAGGGAACAAAAAAAGGCGCATTGCATTCCTAGCTAGAGGCGCTGCACGACACCATTATAGCTCATGAATGCATCTTCAGGGAAGCTCTGGAGACATGGTCTCTCCTCCAGAAAACATATCTCTATATatatgacactgatgcacagttTTTCTTTTCTGATGAGTAACATGAAAGGCCCCAAACAACCACGAATGTTCCCGTTGTTGTAGTTGTACGACCCATGCCCACCGGTGCCGCAGCACACTTTCAGCCCGTACTTGAGTCCTACACACACGTACATTACATGAATGAGTGAACCAGCAAGTTTATCGTTTTGCTGAAATCACGGAGACCCTCTTCTTCTTAATGGAAAAGACATGCAATGCTCTTGCATGTTCTTGAACAAAAAATGGCACATGCGTGCGTAAGATATCCTTATCCCCGAGAATGTCCCATGTAACCAATTGTTTGTCATGCAACACGAAGGGATGCATGAATTTTACATTGTAAATATGTATCTCGGTTGATGGAATAAAAGGAGAAAGAAATACATGTGTCATCTAGTCGATGATCTGGTAAAGGCAATGCAGACCATCCATAAAACTGAGGGTCATGCACCTACCTCGGGAGGAGAATTGATTCAAGACCACTCTCCTTGCTTGTTCTCTGCTCGTCCTCTCATTACCTGCCAATGTGAACTATATATACCCTAACTCAATAAACCGTTAGCCACAAAGAGAAGAAAGCACACCTTGCATATTGCATCAATCATGGGGATGAAGAAACTCTCGTTCTTCATGGGGTTGCTCATGCTTGCGTTGTTTCCAGTGCTGTCACGACAAGATGGTTTTGATCAATGGGTGGCATTGCAAGAGAGCAAGACTAGCGTAGCCACATCGACACTTGACGCCAAGCTCTCCACAGCAGAAGCCTCAAGGCTTGGTAATGGCGTTGATCCATACACTATCTTTGGCGCTGAAGATGGCATGTACAAGAGCATCAGTGAGTGCATTTCCAACATCCCCAATGACAACACTAGACGACATATGTTTAACCTAAAACCCGGAACAGTGTTCCGTGAGAAGGTGTTCATTGGAAAAGATAAGCCCTTCGTCACGCTAAAGTCCGATCCCTCCAACCCTGCTGTTATCGTGTGGAATGATACCGCCATGACCAAGGGCAAGGATGGCAAGCTCCTCACCTCCCGTGGTAGTAGCACTGTTACCATAGAGTCTGACTATTTCATTGCCTATGGTATTATCATCAAGAATGATGCACTTCCTGCCAAGGCGGGCGACAAACAAGTGCAAGCCACTGCATTGCATGTGACGGGCACAAAGGCAATTTTCTATAACTGCACGATCGAGGGCGGCCAGGGAGCCTTGTATGACCATCAGGGGCTTCACTACTTCAAGGCCTCTACAATCAAGGGAAGTGTCGACTTCATCTTCGGATCCGCACGATCTTTGTATGAAGATTGTAGTATCATCTCTACTAACAAGGATATCACCAACATGGAAGTGGCACAAGAGGGGTGGGCTAGCGAGAGCCGTATCAACAGTGAG contains:
- the LOC109754952 gene encoding uncharacterized protein isoform X3: MSKVDLSRLLQLFTSIYGYLRYIKKCFVLIGIAESMDHRRCLCCRLRRLRLRRLRRLRRKAICHRLRRLGRKTINYRLDLLCRRCNFASGLAIAVLRSH
- the LOC109754952 gene encoding uncharacterized protein isoform X1, encoding MSKVDLSRLLQLFTSIYGYLRYIKKCFVLIGIAESMDHRRCLWCVACIFLILALQRPQSIHKVYTNTLDHYCTSISTTKFVSTCHVSVHQQHQDHATWNINCRLRRLRLRRLRRLRRKAICHRLRRLGRKTINYRLDLLCRRCNFASGLAIAVLRSH
- the LOC109754952 gene encoding uncharacterized protein isoform X2 codes for the protein MSKVDLSRLLQLFTSIYGYLRYIKKCFVLIGIAESMDHRRCLWCVACIFLILALQRPQSIHLSSPSTSPSSSPSTSPQGHLPSPPPTWPEDHQLSPRPTLPQM
- the LOC109754948 gene encoding pectinesterase QRT1-like codes for the protein MGMKKLSFFMGLLMLALFPVLSRQDGFDQWVALQESKTSVATSTLDAKLSTAEASRLGNGVDPYTIFGAEDGMYKSISECISNIPNDNTRRHMFNLKPGTVFREKVFIGKDKPFVTLKSDPSNPAVIVWNDTAMTKGKDGKLLTSRGSSTVTIESDYFIAYGIIIKNDALPAKAGDKQVQATALHVTGTKAIFYNCTIEGGQGALYDHQGLHYFKASTIKGSVDFIFGSARSLYEDCSIISTNKDITNMEVAQEGWASESRINSESGFSFKNCTIKGEGKPVFLGRASGNFSQVVYSSTEMDSEIVPIIWEKGNMKIPKRYLLTPLIHVALVHI